In the genome of Rhodococcus sp. B50, one region contains:
- a CDS encoding cutinase family protein: protein MTTAAAVSTPTVAHAAETNGCARTIALMIPGTTETSAHADPTVPTGMLAAVGDALEQRFGKNLDVVYVPYPGEAFFNGTSYAESKSRGDKAAAELMERCPSSKYLIAGYSQGAQIGNDLAVNIGHGLGPVTPQQVKAVILLANPKRGTEGATLIGPPLSGQGIAGPAPEGFGKLAGKVFDICHPDDAYCNTDGQSTPFLASLGRIIANPPGAVDVSAELTSTASPQTPTITGTSTVAQSSLVDELSSPGTWRNADLSAVFGAASQLAESVSSLDAAGPTSTTSAANIARMTQQARLVSETLTPVDQARQWIDSNPGARETFTSAPEGSPEATTAGVLDMLEQVDVPAVLSAAEAVTGMSTALLKSRASGESVDVSTLAGSADALVAGLSPLAASGPVELRTATQVLSVAKPTTILNQLLGVVSGVTSVDYPAVAAGLQQLPIKIATGDVHGAHAVAGDLNNQLSPLVKMAAGVDFKTLSRLVAMVPDPSGTAAIAALVLDLLGNVDVIRLARNVGEIQEIAWSVAESGNVLELSRLMPVAVDLAQVALGVLTPGQKMSPDQLHDPGDPIGSLMSVQAQDSDLAGLGQSVMTLASSDSAAELGQLVAEGFTAASFYASNSHIAYPSWSPDGRDNAIDTMVKVFAKAID, encoded by the coding sequence GTGACCACCGCGGCCGCGGTAAGCACACCGACGGTTGCTCATGCAGCGGAAACGAACGGGTGTGCGCGCACGATCGCGCTGATGATTCCCGGCACGACGGAAACGTCCGCTCATGCTGATCCGACCGTGCCGACGGGCATGCTCGCGGCGGTCGGTGACGCACTCGAGCAACGGTTCGGCAAGAACCTCGACGTGGTGTACGTGCCGTATCCGGGCGAGGCGTTCTTCAACGGCACGTCCTATGCCGAATCGAAGTCGCGGGGCGACAAAGCGGCAGCGGAGTTGATGGAGCGGTGCCCGTCGTCGAAGTACCTCATCGCCGGGTACAGCCAGGGCGCGCAGATCGGCAACGATCTGGCCGTCAACATCGGCCACGGTCTCGGTCCCGTCACTCCGCAGCAGGTCAAGGCGGTGATTCTGCTCGCTAATCCGAAGCGGGGCACCGAGGGCGCAACGTTGATCGGCCCGCCCCTGAGCGGTCAGGGCATCGCTGGGCCGGCCCCGGAAGGGTTCGGCAAGCTCGCGGGCAAGGTGTTCGACATCTGCCACCCGGACGATGCGTACTGCAACACCGATGGTCAGTCGACGCCGTTCCTGGCGTCTCTGGGCCGGATCATCGCCAATCCGCCGGGAGCGGTCGATGTCTCTGCCGAACTCACCTCGACTGCATCACCCCAGACTCCGACGATCACCGGCACGTCGACAGTGGCGCAATCCTCCCTGGTCGATGAGCTGTCCTCGCCGGGGACCTGGCGCAACGCGGATCTGTCGGCGGTGTTCGGGGCAGCCTCGCAGCTGGCCGAGTCGGTGTCTTCGCTCGATGCCGCTGGTCCGACGTCGACCACCTCGGCAGCGAACATCGCCCGCATGACGCAGCAGGCGCGGCTGGTGTCGGAGACTTTGACGCCGGTCGATCAGGCGCGACAGTGGATCGACAGCAATCCGGGCGCGCGTGAGACGTTCACCTCGGCTCCCGAGGGATCGCCGGAGGCGACGACGGCGGGTGTGCTCGACATGCTCGAGCAGGTCGATGTCCCGGCAGTGTTGTCGGCCGCCGAAGCGGTGACCGGGATGAGCACGGCCTTGCTCAAGTCACGGGCCTCGGGGGAGTCGGTCGATGTGTCGACGCTGGCAGGGTCGGCAGATGCGCTGGTCGCGGGTCTGTCGCCGTTGGCGGCCTCGGGTCCGGTGGAGTTGCGGACGGCAACGCAGGTGCTTTCGGTAGCCAAGCCGACGACGATCCTCAATCAACTGCTGGGCGTCGTCTCCGGCGTGACCTCGGTCGACTATCCGGCGGTGGCGGCCGGGTTGCAGCAGCTTCCGATCAAGATTGCCACCGGCGATGTGCACGGGGCGCACGCGGTCGCGGGGGATCTGAACAATCAGCTCTCCCCGCTGGTGAAGATGGCTGCCGGGGTGGATTTCAAGACACTCTCACGGCTGGTGGCGATGGTTCCGGACCCGTCCGGCACGGCCGCAATCGCCGCGCTGGTGCTTGATCTGCTCGGCAACGTCGATGTGATCCGCTTGGCCCGCAATGTCGGTGAGATTCAGGAAATCGCCTGGTCGGTGGCCGAAAGCGGGAACGTGCTCGAGCTGTCTCGGCTGATGCCGGTGGCGGTGGATCTGGCGCAGGTGGCTCTCGGCGTGCTCACCCCGGGCCAGAAGATGAGTCCCGATCAACTGCACGATCCGGGCGATCCGATCGGCTCGCTGATGTCGGTGCAGGCACAGGACAGTGATTTGGCCGGCCTGGGCCAGTCGGTGATGACGCTGGCGAGCAGTGACAGTGCGGCCGAGCTGGGGCAGCTGGTGGCCGAAGGATTCACCGCGGCGAGTTTCTACGCCTCGAATTCGCACATTGCGTATCCGAGCTGGTCCCCGGATGGGAGGGACAACGCGATCGACACGATGGTGAAGGTTTTCGCCAAGGCGATCGACTGA
- a CDS encoding MFS transporter: MSMLQFFIAVDVTVVNIALPAIGADYGVDGHSLTWVVVGYTITGGGLLMLGGRLGDLLGRRRTLLAGTILFGAASLLAGLAPSFPILVAARLLQGVGEAVALPAAMATIVLLFPEGPRRSRALSVWAAVASCGLVVGFALSGIITAHLGWRWIFLISVPFILIVIVAALFLVPADRSAPRRQVRLDLPGALLLTACPLLFVYAVVEAGGPGTSPWLSMAAVVGAAAAAIGFVKVEARSPNPMVPLAFFADRSRVRANLTTMLLSGALSTSFLLFTFYLQDRLGIGPLGAGLTMLPLAVALIAASMLVPHLLERWGARACVMIGLVCAAGAMVAVAVAAVLGGGAAWLFPAMLLIAAGMGFGLVGLQYIAVSGSTDDDAGIASGVQRAADQLGGATGVAVYVGIGFAPALHAGDPFLVAAVLAIAGLVLGAVVIGRSPGAAPADA; the protein is encoded by the coding sequence ATGTCTATGCTGCAGTTCTTTATCGCGGTCGACGTGACCGTGGTCAACATCGCGCTGCCTGCGATCGGTGCGGACTACGGCGTCGACGGCCACTCCCTGACCTGGGTCGTGGTCGGCTACACGATTACCGGTGGCGGGCTGCTGATGCTCGGCGGGCGGCTCGGCGACCTGCTGGGCCGCCGCCGCACCCTCCTGGCAGGCACAATCCTGTTCGGCGCGGCGTCCCTGCTGGCAGGACTGGCCCCCTCATTCCCGATATTGGTCGCAGCTCGTCTCCTGCAGGGAGTTGGTGAGGCAGTCGCGCTGCCCGCGGCGATGGCGACCATCGTGCTGCTGTTCCCCGAGGGTCCGCGCCGCTCGCGCGCGCTGAGCGTGTGGGCGGCCGTGGCCAGCTGCGGCCTGGTCGTCGGGTTCGCCCTGTCCGGGATCATTACTGCCCACCTGGGATGGCGTTGGATTTTCCTCATCTCGGTGCCGTTCATCCTGATCGTGATCGTGGCTGCGCTCTTCCTGGTTCCGGCCGACCGCTCCGCACCCAGGAGACAGGTTCGGTTGGACCTACCCGGCGCGCTCCTGCTGACGGCGTGCCCGCTGCTGTTCGTCTACGCCGTGGTCGAGGCCGGCGGACCCGGCACGAGTCCGTGGCTGAGCATGGCCGCGGTGGTCGGTGCGGCAGCAGCCGCCATCGGGTTCGTGAAGGTCGAGGCGAGGTCGCCGAACCCCATGGTCCCGTTGGCGTTCTTCGCCGACCGCTCCCGGGTGCGGGCGAACCTGACCACCATGCTGCTCAGCGGAGCGCTGTCGACCTCGTTCCTGTTGTTCACCTTCTATCTGCAGGACCGGCTCGGCATCGGGCCGCTCGGGGCAGGATTGACGATGCTGCCGCTGGCGGTGGCGCTGATCGCGGCGTCGATGCTCGTGCCGCACCTGCTCGAGCGCTGGGGTGCGCGTGCGTGTGTGATGATCGGGCTCGTCTGCGCCGCAGGCGCGATGGTCGCGGTCGCTGTCGCCGCTGTCCTCGGTGGTGGGGCGGCATGGTTGTTCCCGGCGATGCTGCTGATCGCGGCGGGTATGGGTTTCGGTCTTGTCGGCCTGCAGTACATCGCGGTCAGTGGGAGCACGGACGATGACGCCGGGATCGCCTCGGGCGTCCAGCGCGCCGCCGACCAGCTCGGCGGTGCGACCGGTGTGGCCGTTTACGTGGGAATCGGGTTCGCTCCGGCCCTGCACGCTGGTGATCCGTTCCTCGTTGCTGCGGTGCTGGCGATCGCAGGACTGGTCCTCGGCGCGGTGGTCATCGGCCGGTCTCCGGGTGCTGCCCCGGCCGACGCATAG
- a CDS encoding type IV secretory system conjugative DNA transfer family protein gives MNERGQQRPTQPVIPVGTGLVVVVIGGVLWTVYAGGAVAGLVTGVGPVFPEGLHGTLSVLRTLVLTPGDPTVGWPEDSRPGSAIAVWVCLIAAMLVYITVALVIDGKVSARQRAKRTRQEGFADRAELRQRGLDRKSAVKAAKTNRASLGDTPARKIDAHQVATRIGTLYGEHGKDAEVFVQYRDGTLVEGPTGSGKSWRLAWQRIVESVGFVLATTTKPDLLWSTVGQRLASGPVEVFDPEGITRWPTPMRWSLLAGCDDPDTAIRRADALVQAVPLGDTKNSGYFSTNAAKYLRCCLYAAAVSGGDVTTFYRWAMQRQVPKVKEILDRDLPTWSVEYSQLGGSGSDSVDDVMSTVSTLLDPLASPKLMAAVNVTADESVNLAQLIRDGGMLYLISEGSYGSSAPIVTALAAEAYYLAKEISREYPEERIDPPVRFVLDEVNNVAPIPDLPDKVSDSAGRGISIWAFCHGQEQNIRRWGPSAGKMFTTNSPVRIILPGLGDVNELEQISRLTGEREEWWSPIQAPRQTKVMTAPEIRGMPADQALMIYRGAAPALVHLPLVWDIPHWKKRVLDSQEVYDWVCETGELPDWAWSHSGGEVMLG, from the coding sequence GTGAACGAGCGGGGTCAGCAGCGGCCGACACAGCCGGTGATTCCGGTCGGCACCGGCCTGGTGGTCGTGGTGATCGGCGGGGTCCTGTGGACGGTGTACGCCGGGGGCGCGGTTGCCGGCCTGGTGACCGGGGTAGGTCCGGTGTTCCCGGAAGGGCTGCACGGCACGTTGTCGGTGTTGCGGACGTTGGTGCTCACGCCGGGCGATCCGACGGTGGGCTGGCCCGAGGACTCGCGGCCGGGCTCGGCGATCGCGGTGTGGGTGTGCCTGATCGCAGCGATGCTGGTCTATATCACCGTCGCCCTCGTGATCGACGGGAAGGTTTCGGCACGTCAGCGCGCTAAGCGCACGCGCCAGGAAGGGTTTGCGGACCGGGCGGAGCTGCGGCAGCGCGGCCTCGATCGTAAGAGCGCAGTGAAAGCCGCGAAGACGAATCGGGCGAGCTTGGGTGATACTCCGGCCCGCAAGATCGACGCGCACCAGGTGGCGACCCGGATCGGCACGCTCTACGGCGAGCATGGCAAAGATGCCGAGGTGTTCGTCCAGTACCGGGACGGCACGCTGGTCGAGGGTCCGACCGGATCGGGCAAGAGCTGGCGGTTGGCCTGGCAGCGGATCGTCGAGTCGGTCGGGTTCGTGCTGGCCACGACCACCAAACCTGATCTGCTGTGGTCGACGGTGGGGCAACGGTTGGCGTCCGGCCCGGTCGAGGTGTTCGACCCCGAGGGCATCACGCGGTGGCCGACGCCGATGCGGTGGTCCCTGCTGGCCGGCTGCGATGACCCGGACACGGCGATCCGGCGTGCCGATGCGCTGGTGCAGGCTGTTCCCCTCGGCGATACCAAGAACAGTGGGTACTTCTCGACGAACGCAGCGAAGTACCTGCGGTGCTGTCTGTATGCGGCCGCGGTGTCCGGTGGGGATGTGACCACCTTCTATCGCTGGGCGATGCAGCGGCAGGTGCCGAAGGTCAAGGAGATTCTGGACCGGGACCTGCCGACGTGGAGCGTGGAGTATTCGCAGCTCGGCGGCTCGGGATCGGATTCGGTCGACGATGTGATGTCGACGGTCTCGACGCTGCTCGATCCCCTCGCCTCACCGAAGCTGATGGCGGCAGTCAATGTCACCGCCGACGAGTCGGTGAACCTCGCGCAGCTCATTCGCGACGGCGGGATGCTGTATCTGATCTCCGAAGGCTCCTACGGTTCGAGCGCACCGATCGTCACGGCGTTGGCGGCGGAGGCGTATTACCTGGCCAAAGAGATTTCGCGGGAGTACCCGGAGGAGAGAATCGACCCTCCGGTGCGGTTCGTTCTCGATGAGGTCAACAATGTCGCGCCCATCCCGGATCTGCCCGACAAGGTCTCCGACAGCGCCGGGCGAGGGATCTCGATCTGGGCGTTCTGCCACGGTCAGGAGCAGAACATCCGGCGATGGGGTCCGAGCGCGGGGAAGATGTTCACGACGAACTCGCCGGTGCGGATCATCCTGCCCGGCCTCGGTGATGTGAACGAGCTCGAGCAGATCTCCCGATTGACCGGTGAGCGCGAAGAGTGGTGGTCTCCGATCCAGGCTCCTCGGCAGACGAAGGTGATGACCGCGCCGGAGATTCGCGGAATGCCTGCTGACCAGGCATTGATGATCTACCGGGGTGCGGCCCCGGCCTTGGTCCATCTACCGCTGGTGTGGGACATTCCGCACTGGAAGAAGCGGGTGCTCGACTCTCAGGAGGTCTACGACTGGGTCTGTGAGACGGGGGAGCTGCCCGATTGGGCCTGGTCCCACTCGGGCGGGGAAGTGATGCTCGGATGA
- a CDS encoding AAA family ATPase, whose amino-acid sequence MADIADYNHEPTIDPRRLRLRPNRPAVEPDPAPAPEPVTEDIADPYGVGVDALAAVDEPIAPTAMPSTGHGALFDEAASPALSQPAQWGWRGRINAALGTKLAPNAASAETGHRAAVEAIQRTLPGSGTVAVVNTKGGAGKTPTSIALAAMLGKHRGRGVVAVDMSEAGGTLGIRAARTAPIERTVWDVLDNAARLMSADVEAGELAAYLRLQPTHDEILAGNTDSSYDDMLGEDECAALGAVLRRHRDLLIIDTATTPQAGAWQWAVRHADVLVVPLPMRRDMAQHAYAMLDGLRKRGSEHLVRSALVLLCATPGSDPNLETAIVDEFDSLGVQTYVRVPFEPVFATGERITLEALSQSSIIAWTNVAAMVTDALAEAIVERQAGLRQQGVPAPAVAPEPAPPTFAADVPSFVATQPAPAPESVPTAEPPPAPVVEPTAAPAVRVPETDPARDLPLDYRPTAEAAEAAPEPDASSESAAEVHQPPAPARRPQPPKPSSFDPYA is encoded by the coding sequence ATGGCTGACATCGCTGACTACAACCACGAACCGACCATCGACCCGCGTCGGCTGCGGCTACGCCCGAACCGTCCCGCTGTCGAACCCGACCCGGCCCCGGCTCCCGAGCCTGTAACCGAGGACATCGCCGATCCGTACGGGGTCGGAGTAGATGCTCTCGCGGCCGTCGACGAGCCGATCGCGCCGACAGCAATGCCGTCCACCGGGCACGGCGCACTGTTCGACGAGGCCGCCTCACCGGCACTTTCCCAGCCTGCTCAGTGGGGTTGGCGGGGTCGGATCAATGCAGCTCTGGGAACGAAACTGGCCCCGAATGCGGCATCGGCAGAGACCGGCCACCGGGCGGCGGTCGAAGCGATCCAGCGAACGCTGCCGGGTTCGGGCACGGTCGCTGTGGTCAACACCAAGGGCGGAGCCGGCAAAACTCCGACGTCGATTGCGCTGGCAGCGATGCTCGGTAAGCATCGCGGCCGCGGGGTCGTGGCGGTGGATATGAGCGAGGCCGGCGGCACCCTCGGCATTCGCGCAGCGCGTACCGCACCCATCGAACGCACGGTGTGGGATGTCCTCGACAACGCCGCGCGGCTGATGTCGGCCGACGTCGAGGCGGGGGAGCTGGCGGCGTATCTGCGGCTCCAGCCCACCCACGACGAGATCCTGGCCGGGAACACCGATTCTTCCTACGACGACATGCTCGGCGAGGACGAGTGCGCGGCGTTGGGCGCGGTGCTTCGTCGCCATCGCGACCTGCTGATTATCGACACAGCCACCACTCCGCAGGCTGGGGCGTGGCAGTGGGCGGTACGCCATGCCGACGTGCTGGTGGTGCCGCTGCCGATGCGCCGGGACATGGCGCAGCACGCCTACGCGATGCTCGACGGCCTCCGTAAGCGGGGGTCCGAGCATCTGGTGCGCTCTGCGCTCGTGCTGCTGTGCGCGACGCCGGGGTCCGATCCGAACCTCGAAACTGCGATTGTCGACGAGTTCGACTCTCTCGGTGTGCAGACCTACGTTCGGGTCCCGTTCGAGCCGGTCTTCGCCACCGGTGAGCGGATCACGCTCGAGGCGTTGTCGCAGAGTTCGATCATCGCGTGGACGAATGTCGCGGCGATGGTGACCGATGCACTGGCCGAGGCCATCGTCGAGCGGCAGGCCGGACTCCGGCAGCAGGGGGTACCGGCTCCGGCGGTCGCCCCGGAACCGGCTCCGCCGACGTTCGCGGCGGACGTTCCGAGCTTCGTAGCGACCCAGCCGGCCCCGGCTCCCGAGTCGGTTCCCACAGCTGAGCCGCCCCCGGCCCCGGTAGTGGAACCCACTGCCGCTCCTGCTGTCCGGGTGCCTGAGACGGACCCGGCCAGGGACCTGCCCCTGGACTACCGGCCCACCGCCGAGGCGGCGGAAGCGGCCCCCGAACCGGACGCCTCGAGCGAATCCGCTGCTGAGGTGCACCAACCGCCGGCCCCGGCCCGACGGCCGCAACCACCGAAGCCGTCGAGCTTCGATCCCTACGCCTGA
- a CDS encoding ATP/GTP-binding protein: MPSLRSRKKDAAPAPTAPEVVQADTLAVPRRRPPKRNKWLDRWGWYEPRPEGVWSTTRQAEALNLATTRKNVRHEGLVSGRNLMSNALVITDPFALYGSEIENINVAVVGDIGKAKSSLIKTTLGLRQIAAGRQVVVIDKKRQGDRGGEYTELAKSLGVPSIRFQTGGDGARLNIMDPAISSSVTTSGGIVPAGQEVLIAAVLEDTMQRTLVQTEIAALNLALRLVNERARSEGTEPILRDVADLLLSTPEEATVTFGEVWEKEACRWGRDPGLALRQLCEGDLRGLVDQPTSADVRHALDHPLVHFDVSELPNKGPALRVVMTVINTWLSNVLAARASEHKQTILIVEEGWHIAEGSTGRVFRDNMKLSRGLGLSTVSAFHHIADLPADSPARALMQEAGIVFLYGQDRVDDAEQTVRMYHLPEYCVDLLMSMHKGQCLVVMGKSDPVLMKHERSPLEITLTDTDEVIRGEASTLVGQTRLPDTLDAEELAELVGAVQ, encoded by the coding sequence ATGCCGTCACTACGCAGCCGCAAAAAGGACGCTGCGCCTGCGCCGACCGCTCCGGAGGTAGTTCAGGCGGACACGCTGGCGGTTCCTCGTCGGCGTCCGCCGAAGCGCAACAAGTGGCTCGACCGGTGGGGCTGGTACGAACCGCGTCCGGAAGGTGTGTGGTCAACGACTCGGCAGGCCGAAGCGCTGAATCTGGCAACCACCCGCAAGAACGTGCGGCACGAAGGTCTCGTGTCGGGGCGGAATCTGATGTCGAATGCGCTGGTCATCACCGATCCGTTCGCGTTGTACGGCAGTGAGATCGAGAACATCAACGTCGCGGTGGTCGGTGACATCGGCAAGGCGAAGTCCTCACTGATCAAGACCACCCTAGGTCTGCGGCAGATCGCGGCCGGCCGTCAGGTCGTGGTGATCGACAAGAAGCGCCAGGGTGATCGCGGTGGCGAGTACACCGAGCTCGCCAAGTCGTTGGGGGTGCCGTCGATCAGGTTCCAGACCGGCGGTGACGGTGCGCGGTTGAACATCATGGACCCGGCGATTTCGTCGTCGGTGACCACTTCCGGTGGCATCGTGCCAGCCGGTCAAGAAGTGCTGATCGCCGCGGTACTCGAGGACACCATGCAGCGGACGTTGGTGCAGACGGAGATCGCGGCGCTGAACCTGGCGCTGAGACTGGTCAACGAACGTGCCCGCAGCGAAGGCACCGAGCCGATCCTGCGTGATGTCGCCGATCTGCTGCTGTCAACGCCGGAAGAAGCGACGGTCACTTTCGGTGAGGTGTGGGAGAAGGAAGCGTGCCGGTGGGGTCGTGATCCGGGCCTGGCGCTGCGGCAGCTCTGCGAAGGAGATCTGCGCGGGTTGGTCGATCAGCCGACCTCGGCCGATGTCCGTCATGCGCTCGACCATCCGCTCGTGCACTTCGATGTGTCCGAATTGCCCAACAAGGGACCGGCGCTGCGGGTGGTGATGACGGTCATCAATACGTGGCTGTCGAATGTTCTCGCAGCTCGAGCATCCGAGCACAAGCAGACCATTCTCATCGTCGAGGAAGGCTGGCACATCGCGGAAGGCTCGACGGGGCGGGTTTTCCGCGACAATATGAAGCTCTCTCGCGGCCTGGGCCTGTCCACGGTCTCAGCGTTCCATCACATCGCCGATCTACCTGCGGATTCTCCGGCCAGGGCGTTGATGCAGGAAGCCGGGATCGTGTTCCTGTATGGACAGGATCGGGTAGACGATGCCGAGCAGACGGTTCGCATGTACCACCTGCCCGAATACTGCGTCGATCTGCTGATGTCGATGCACAAGGGGCAGTGTCTCGTGGTGATGGGCAAGTCCGATCCGGTGCTGATGAAGCACGAGCGGTCCCCGCTCGAGATCACCCTCACCGACACCGATGAGGTCATTCGGGGTGAGGCGAGCACGCTGGTCGGGCAGACCCGGCTCCCGGACACTCTCGATGCCGAGGAATTGGCCGAGCTGGTGGGGGCGGTGCAGTGA
- a CDS encoding peptidoglycan DD-metalloendopeptidase family protein has translation MASSTTKITLAASVVALMGALVMCGSDNPDPDNCLPTQGLSRSPNSLRAATGKKVQPMVTGTYTFTSGFGPRWGTSHNGIDLAAPIGTPFYAPIDGIVVAAGDSGASDENGFDNWIIVDSATADGSTISTVYGHMFPDGVLVSVGDEVRAGDLIGLVGNAGGSTGPHLHFEVWPGGRLDGGSPIDPMPWLADASELDAPQQRPTSPNVQLVAAETPLGAGCTGLTRPGGRSLAPGSVPEEFREWIVKAAQTCEAIDAPLLASQLYAENQFRYGPSSPVSAAGARGPGQFMPATWASIGQDYDGDGVADVNSIGDSVMAMAAYDCQMWEQTQQWLREGKVSGDGTELMLSAYNCGPGNTLVSGGVCGNAETTSYVRNILAGRADFAGVDQSRPPSVSGSRVVDAALGWLGTDYAWGGGDATGPTRGIADGGVADEHGDHSKVGFDCSGLVVYAVAQATDGRIVLPHQDSAQVNDPRGTPVAEATDLQPGDIVQPYPGHVWIWMGTTKLSKHPSPERRSGSPNGRPRNMSEPSDFIDAQRIS, from the coding sequence GTGGCTTCTTCGACGACGAAAATTACGCTGGCAGCCAGCGTCGTGGCCCTGATGGGTGCGCTGGTGATGTGCGGCAGCGACAATCCCGATCCGGACAACTGCCTGCCGACGCAGGGACTGTCCCGGTCACCGAACAGCCTGCGTGCTGCCACCGGCAAGAAGGTGCAGCCGATGGTCACCGGCACCTACACGTTCACCTCCGGTTTCGGCCCGCGCTGGGGTACCTCGCACAACGGCATCGACCTGGCGGCGCCGATCGGTACGCCCTTCTATGCACCGATCGACGGAATCGTTGTTGCGGCAGGAGATTCCGGCGCGAGCGATGAGAACGGTTTCGACAACTGGATCATCGTCGACTCGGCCACCGCGGACGGGTCGACCATTTCGACGGTCTACGGGCACATGTTCCCGGACGGTGTTCTCGTCTCCGTCGGTGACGAGGTGCGCGCCGGGGATCTGATCGGCCTGGTCGGCAACGCCGGAGGTTCGACCGGACCGCACCTGCATTTCGAGGTCTGGCCCGGGGGCCGACTCGACGGCGGATCTCCGATCGACCCGATGCCGTGGCTGGCCGATGCGTCTGAACTCGACGCCCCGCAACAGCGTCCGACCTCGCCGAATGTGCAGCTGGTCGCGGCCGAGACTCCGCTCGGTGCCGGTTGCACCGGCCTGACGCGCCCCGGCGGACGCTCCCTCGCGCCGGGATCGGTCCCCGAGGAGTTCCGGGAGTGGATCGTCAAGGCGGCTCAGACCTGCGAGGCGATCGACGCTCCCTTGCTGGCCTCCCAGCTTTACGCCGAGAACCAGTTCCGCTACGGTCCCTCCTCGCCGGTGTCTGCGGCGGGGGCACGCGGGCCGGGGCAGTTCATGCCCGCAACCTGGGCCTCGATCGGCCAGGACTACGACGGTGACGGCGTGGCCGACGTGAATTCCATCGGTGATTCGGTGATGGCGATGGCCGCCTACGACTGCCAGATGTGGGAGCAGACGCAGCAGTGGCTGCGCGAGGGAAAAGTCTCAGGTGACGGCACCGAGTTGATGCTCTCGGCCTACAACTGCGGGCCGGGCAACACACTCGTTTCCGGCGGGGTGTGCGGCAACGCGGAGACCACGAGCTACGTCCGCAATATCCTGGCCGGCCGCGCTGACTTCGCCGGTGTCGACCAGTCTCGGCCGCCGTCGGTGAGTGGTTCGCGGGTGGTCGATGCAGCACTTGGATGGCTGGGCACCGATTACGCCTGGGGCGGCGGGGATGCCACCGGACCGACTCGCGGCATCGCCGATGGCGGTGTCGCTGATGAGCACGGCGACCACAGCAAGGTCGGCTTCGACTGCTCGGGCCTGGTCGTGTACGCGGTGGCGCAGGCGACGGACGGAAGAATCGTTCTGCCACACCAGGACTCCGCGCAGGTCAACGATCCTCGAGGGACGCCTGTAGCCGAGGCGACGGACTTGCAACCCGGAGACATCGTGCAGCCCTACCCCGGCCACGTGTGGATCTGGATGGGGACAACAAAGTTGTCGAAGCACCCCAGTCCGGAGAGAAGGTCCGGATCACCGAATGGACGCCCCCGAAACATGTCAGAGCCATCCGATTTCATTGATGCACAACGGATTTCATAG